The sequence TCGCGGGTTTTGATCCCCCCGACGCGGTGTCTCCTCTTATGCCGGGCTCTGATTTGACTATGGCAAGTTCAACGAAGATAGGGAGCTCGACAACAATCGGCTCCCCTTTGTCAACGTGGATAGAGAGAATGAGGTTTTCTTTCAGGTATTGAGCATTCCCTCCGACCAGGTCCTCCCTCATTCGAACCTCATCAAACGTGGTCGTGTCCATGAAGTAGTAGATGCCGTCTTTACTGTACTGGTACTGCACTTCCTGCCTCTCAAGGCGCGCCTCATTTATTTTCTCTCCGGCCCTGAAAGTTTTCTCAATGACCGCCCCTGTCTTCACGTTCTTGAATCTCGTCCTGACAAAGGCTCCTCCCTTTCCGGGTTTTACGTGCTGGAATTCGACAAGCCTGAGAAGCTGCCCATCCAGTTCTATCGTCATCCCGTTTCTGAAATCTGCTGT comes from Candidatus Eisenbacteria bacterium and encodes:
- the efp gene encoding elongation factor P yields the protein MATTADFRNGMTIELDGQLLRLVEFQHVKPGKGGAFVRTRFKNVKTGAVIEKTFRAGEKINEARLERQEVQYQYSKDGIYYFMDTTTFDEVRMREDLVGGNAQYLKENLILSIHVDKGEPIVVELPIFVELAIVKSEPGIRGDTASGGSKPATLETGMVIQVPLFVEEGEVVRIDTRTGKYVERAGR